A single genomic interval of Cucumis sativus cultivar 9930 chromosome 7, Cucumber_9930_V3, whole genome shotgun sequence harbors:
- the LOC105436258 gene encoding sphingoid long-chain bases kinase 2, mitochondrial produces MISYQVVNGFFWARKPVVVNNDGEARKSTSLGIIPLGTGSDFARAFGWNNNPFEAVDHIAKVHVRYSAGLRNRIDVEVVNEDNGENHYFTNVADIHLSAKAGSYAARYKKFGNLCYVIGALQGFMGHQIRDFKTKVDDGEWELYPQVTALCIGNAKYFGGGMKIVPNADPSNRSLEVVILQDFKWYDFILNLHKIYNGTYLTVKNVTSRSVRSIEVEEVSCSGSIYVQSDGEHLGFLPRKFHILPAAIEMIC; encoded by the exons ATGATTAGTTACCAGG TGGTTAATGGCTTCTTTTGGGCTAGAAAGCCTGTTGTTGTTAATAATGATGGAGAAGCGCGTAAATCGACATCACTTGGT ATTATTCCCTTGGGAACAGGTTCGGATTTTGCAAGAGCATTTGGTTG GAATAACAATCCTTTTGAAGCTGTGGACCATATAGCCAAAG TTCATGTAAGATATTCTGCTGGGTTGAGGAACCGAATTGATGTTGAAGTTGTCAATGAAGATAATGGGGAGAATCATTACTTTACAAATGTTGCAGACATTCATTT AAGTGCAAAGGCTGGTTCTTATGCTGCTAGATACAAGAAATTTGGAAACTTATGCTATGTGATTGGTGCTTTGCAAGGCTTTATGGGACACCAAATTAGAGATTTTAAGACTAAG GTTGATGACGGTGAATGGGAGCTGTATCCACAAGTAACTGCTCTATGCATTGGAAATGCTAAATACTTTGGCGGTGGTATGAAAATTGTGCCAAATGCCGATCCTTCCAACAGGAGTCTAGAG GTAGTAATTCTTCAGGATTTCAAGTGGTATGACTTTATTCTGAATTTACACAAAATATACAATGGGACATATTTGACGGTGAAAAACGTAACATCAAGAAG CGTTCGTTCGATCGAAGTGGAAGAAGTTTCTTGCAGCGGCAGCATATATGTTCAATCTGATGGGGAACACTTGGGGTTTCTTCCAAGGAAATTCCATATTCTACCAGCTGCCATTGAAATGATATGCTGA
- the LOC101213388 gene encoding uncharacterized protein LOC101213388: protein MGSRRKKKRTAGSEDPSSSSPSSSDDSDSSSMRSRRHYRSDSSRREKDKERESRIRDRERKRKDRNRERDRKRRKKKLRRESKRKKDDYGSESDNESSHSGNSVNTKSDRRKVKIKEPEVILRQLLKDFPDIGNDLKQLLKMIDDGQAVDISGISVKCLTKRLKTLFVSLNLEESQERVFLLPSSVRPTLEVIGPLIEMHMDQKSKPVDDAITLDDKSSPPLNMEATQAREDNMSELAYPDGEASGPKRRMLGPEMPSAELLAAAAKLTEAQTELREVELEEDDELFVGPPPPAMVAEAETANEAERFEEVSRIMDVEGDSPYDILGLNRNLSIENIKKRYWKMSLLVHPDKCSHPHANQAFIRLNNAFKELQDPDKRKALDDKIKFKEEQEQFKVELRGMREAAKWRKSQGISMEGDEELLANMDDEVTAEPKRDEWMTNLPPERKPGMTMQSSRFSKSSKESRGDTSVWTDTPSDRAQKAKMSYLEAYNEAAALASNEEAKKYSAESALVDKYNQEKRSKSLVEKHREGVKSRGKKKLKQVVEKEDEWVGKHPWKPWDREKDLTAGRKSINFDPENMAQGLGSRFSSGSYQRNFL from the exons ATGGGCAGtcggaggaagaagaagcgtACTGCGGGTTCAGAAGACCCTTCTTCATCATCACCCTCTTCCTCCGATGACTCCGACAGCTCCTCTATGCGGTCTCGCCGCCATTACCGCAGTGACAGTTCTAGAAGGGAGAAGGACAAGGAACGAGAGTCGAGGATTAGAGATAgggagaggaagaggaaagatAGGAACAGGGAGAGAGAtaggaagaggagaaagaaaaaattgagaaggGAGAGTAAGAGAAAGAAGGATGATTATGGATCTGAAAGTGATAACGAGTCATCCCATTCAGGGAATTCTGTTAATACCAAATCTGATAGACGGAAGGTGAAGATTAAGGAGCCTGAAGTGATTCTACGTCAGCTGCTGAAGGACTTTCCTGATATTGGGAATGACTTAAAACAG CTTCTCAAGATGATTGATGATGGACAAGCGGTTGATATTAGCGGAATTTCTGTAAAGTGTTTGACCAAACGTTTGAAGACGTTGTTTGTTTCATTAAATCTTGAAGAATCTCAAGAAAGGGTATTCTTACTACCGTCCAGTGTTCGTCCCACTTTGGAAGTTATTGGACCACTTATTGAGATGCATATGGATCAAAAGAGCAAACCGGTTGACGATGCTATAACTTTGGATGATAAATCGTCACCGCCTTTGAATATGGAAGCCACACAAGCAAGAGAGGACAACATGTCAGAATTGGCATACCCAGATGGTGAAGCCAGTGGTCCTAAAAGAAG GATGCTTGGCCCTGAAATGCCATCAGCTGAGCTGCTTGCTGCTGCAGCAAAACTAACCGAAGCACAAACTGAGCTTAG GGAAGTTGAATTGGAGGAAGACGATGAGCTTTTTGTCGGGCCTCCACCACCTGCTATGGTTGCAGAAGCTGAAACAGCTAATGAGGCGGAGCGGTTTGAAGAG GTTTCAAGAATTATGGATGTTGAGGGAGATAGTCCATATGACATCTTGGGATTGAACCGAAACCTTTCcattgaaaatattaagaaGAG GTACTGGAAAATGTCACTTTTGGTGCATCCAGACAAATGCTCTCATCCTCATGCCAACCAAGCTTTTATTAGATTGAATAATGCTTTCAAGGAATTACAGGATCCTGATAAG CGGAAGGCACTGgatgacaaaattaaatttaaggaGGAACAGGAACAATTTAAA GTGGAATTAAGAGGGATGCGTGAGGCTGCAAAATGGAGAAAATCACAAG GAATATCTATGGAGGGTGATGAAGAACTCCTTGCCAACATGGATGATGAAGTTACAGCAGAACCCAAAAGAGATGAATGGATGACCAACCTACCTCCTGAAAGAAAg CCTGGCATGACTATGCAGTCTTCTAGATTCAGCAAGAGCTCCAAGGAAAGTCGTGGTGATACAAGTGTTTGGACTGACACGCCTTCTGACAGAGCTCAAAAAGCAAAGATGAG TTACTTGGAAGCATACAATGAAGCTGCTGCACTTGCTTCCAACGAAGAAGCAAAGAAATACAGTGCAGAGTCAGCTTTAGTAGATAAATATAATCAAGAGAAACGCTCGAAATCACTTGTAGAGAAGCACCGAGAAGGGGTGAAAAGCcgtggaaagaaaaaattgaagcaGGTGGTGGAGAAAGAAGACGAATGGGTGGGGAAACATCCATGGAAGCCTTGGGATCGTGAGAAGGACTTGACTGCTGGTAGGAAGAGCATAAATTTTGATCCTGAGAACATGGCTCAGGGCTTAGGTTCAAGGTTTTCCTCAGGAAGCTACCAAAGgaattttctttag